From Pseudoalteromonas piratica:
GCACCATAAAACAGTACCGCTTCTTTATTAACAGCATCATTCGTGTCTAACTTTAAAATAAAGCCTGCGTTGCCTTCTTGTGCGGTTTTAACACGTACATTGATGTCGCAAGTTTGATCAAAAGAAAGTGTTTTACCATCACATTGATTTTCAGCCACCTCAACTGATTCTAGCCCTTGGCTATCTTGAATCGTTGCGTTAGTCACCATAAAGCTATCTGAACCAACATTCTTAATCGTGAACACAGCTTGTTCATCAAACGTTTGTTCAACATAACCCTGACGTGTAATTTGTTGGTAAGAAACACCTGATTTTTTAGCTTCAACCCAATCATTGTATTTAGAAACACGCGCATACACACCTGGAGCATTTGGCGCTGCGCAACCATCGCCAAAGCTAACTACGCCAGCTTGGTACCATTCATCCTGATGCTTATAAATCAGTGGTCCACCACTATCGCCTTGACAAGAATCCTTACCACCCTCAACAAAGCCTGCACAGATCATATTATCAGTAATACCGGTTTCACCATCTTGCGTATAATCAGCAATACATTGTTCCCGGTTGTAAAGAGGAACGGTCACTTCTTGCAAAATTTCAGGGTACTCTGGCGCTTCATTACCATTTGGGTTCATATTACCCCAACCCATTACGATAAGTTCAGAACCGTCTTTTAGATTCGCTTCCATTTCAGGCGTAACTAACTTTATTGGCGTGATCCCAGTTACTTCTTCTGTTAACTCAACAATCGCAATATCGTTATTCAGACCAACATCACCATAGCTTTCATGTTCATAGATTTGTGCCACACTAAAACGCTTACCTGATTCAGGTTTAGTCGTATCATAGCCACCAATCCAAACATGAACGTTGTCAGCTGATGCGCCCTCAATACAATGCGATGCGGTTAAAACATAACGTCCACCAATAAATGAAGCCCCACAAAATGGAGAAATTCCCTCAGCCTGAGCAGAAATAAGTGAGGTCATAAACGGGTAGTTGCCTTCAACGGCAGGCTTACCATTAATAATACGTGGGGTATATTGTTCAAACGATTTTAATTTCATCACAGTGGCATTTTGTGCAACTGTAGGAGGCGCGTTAAGCACTGCAACACTGGCAAGAGCTAGTGGTAAAGCAACTTTCTTCATAACATTTCCTATACTTTTCATCATATCTTGAAACGTATTAGAAACCATTTTTTAACATGACAATATTTGAGAAATGTAGTTTTATGTAGTGATTGGTAGTGTTATGTAGAAGCTTCTGTTTTTAATGTTTTTTATTTCAAATAACAATAACGCTAGCAGTTAGTTACTACCAAGATAAAATCGTATTTTGCGCCTTTTGTGTTTGTTTGTAGTGGTTAACCATATCATTTAATTGTTGTACTTTGCGCTTAAAAATATGCTTTCGTATAACTTGATTTTGACATGCAGCAGTAATTTCACTGCCTACTTTACCGTCTTGCTGAATCACAAAGGGCATAAGCGAATAAACTGAAACACCTGTTTGCCAAGTGCGTTGAATTTGCGTATCTACTGGACAACCAAATTGTTCAGTTACCCTTAGTAACCGCTTCGCTGTCTCATAAGTAATTGCTTGGGCACAACAGCCAGTAAGCGGCTTTTTATGGAGCACTAAATCAAACTGCTTATTAACTTGTTTTGTTACTTTAATAGGGCGAGTTCGATTTTGGTAGGCGGCAAGTTTTAATAGTTGCCAATCACACTCTAGAGAGTCAATGGTACTAAATAACGCACTGAGATCACCCACTAGTTGAAAGTCATCTTCTAATACAATTGCATAAGGCAGCTTTTGTTCAACAATTCTTTGCCAAGCCAAGCGATGACTTAAAAAGCAGCCAATTTCACCATAGCCAAGATTGCGGTAATACTGTTTTGAATTTAATTGCGATGAATAATGCGCTTGAATTTCTTCGTTGGTGAGTTTTGTACCATCAATGGCTGGAATACGTTCAAATTGAATATTCTGCGCAGCTAATCGTGCGCTACTTTTCTTAAGGCGTTCGGTACTTTTAGCAAGATTAATCAGGAATACTTTAGGTTGGTTTAGCATTGTAAAACGCCAATCTAACAGCTAGGTATTCCTGATTATAATGAGCTTAGTTTACAGTTTTATTTAATCTCAATACGTGGCGATTTCATAATCACGTCATCGTTCAGTTCAATACCAATACCTGGTGCTTCTGATACTTCGAAGAAACCATTTTTAGGCTGCGGATCTTGAATACATAATTCGCGGTTCCACTTTTTAATTGCATAGGTGTGATGCTCGTGAATTAAAAAGTTTGGAATAGCTGTTTCAAGGTGCAGTGATGCCGCAGTTGCCACAGGGCCGCCGCATACATGCGCTTGAATGCGCACATCAAAAATATCAGCGTAGTCACACACTTTTTTGGTCTCAGTAAAGCCACCGCACAAACCAATATCAGGTTGTAATACATCAACACTTTGATCTTCAAGGTACGGGCGTACACCCCAGCGGTTATATAAACGTTCGCCACCGGCAATTGGTACAGCAACTTTGTCGGCAACTTTAGCGTGTAGCGAATGATTTAAGTAGTTAACTGGTTCTTCGTAATACATACAATCAAACTCTTCAGCGATTTCTCCTAGCTGAATCGCTGTTGTTGCGCCTGGTAAGCTATGGCATTCAAAGATGATATCGACTTCATCGCCAACCGCTTCGCGAATAGCTGCCATACGTGCGCGGTAAAGCTTCATTTCGCCACGAGAAATAATTTTGGTGCGCTCGTAGTAAGTATTGCCATCTTTGTCATACATGATTGGGTCTACTTTAACCGCATCATAACCTTCAGCAATCGCTTTTAATGCGGCTTCTGCGTATTCTTGCGGTTGCACGAGTGCTTTGAACTCATCGTCCCAGTCAAACTGTAGTTGCGATGCATAAGTACGTAGCTTGTCATTTACCTTGCCGCCAAGTAGTTGGTATACAGGTAAGTTAAGCGCTTTACCTTTGATGTCCCAAAGAGCGGTATCAATCGCACTCATTGCTGCATAAACGACCGGGCCGCCACCTAGGCCCCAAAAACTTTCGCGCAGCATACGTGACCATAACTTTTCAGTTTGGAAAGGGTCGAAACCAATTAAAAACGCTTCTGCAAATTCTTTAATCATATTTGCTGCGGCGCTATGGCCTAGATCATAAGCAAGGCCGGCTTCACCAACACCAGAGATCCCTTCATCTGTATGGATACGAACAAAAACGGGGTTCCATTGCGGGCGTTCGGGGCAATGGGTATCAAACACTTCGACGCGAGTTACTTTCATATTTGTTGGGCTCCTAATTATTGTTGCCAAACGTTTAATTTTTACTTTGCACTTTGCAAAGGTTTAGAGATTAAAAAAGTACTTCAAACCCATTGAAGCACTTTGATACTTATTTGCTTATTATTCTGTAAAGCTAGGATCGATACGATACGCTAAACGACGCATTGCAGGCCAAGATTTTTGACCACCCGTGCTACCTGTGTGTACTTTGTTTTGCTGCTCTTTCACCGTATTTAAAATTTGCTGGTCTATGGCAATAAGTGGTTGGCTAGTTGAAAGTGCCATCACCTGAATTTCACAGGCACGTTGTAAATCAGCCCAACGCATAAAGGCTTCACCAATCGAAGGACCTAAGGTTAATGCACCATGGTTAGGCAGCATTAACGTATGCGCATTACCTAAATCGGCCTGCAAGCGTGCTTTTTCTTCAGCATTTACAGCTAAGCCTTCATAGCCGTGATAAGCAATGTTACTCAGTGGGAACATTGCATGCTGTGAAATCGGCTTTAAGCCACCTTCTAAACTTGATACCACAATGGTTTCATTGGTATGCAGATGAATGACACATTGCGCATCATGACGCACTTCATGAATCGCACTGTGAATTGTAAAACCGGCTGGATTAATCTCAAACGGCGAATCATCAAGTATTTCACCTTGTAAGTTCACTTTTACTAGATTTGATGCCGTGATTTCATCAAAGGTTAAACCAAATGCATTTACTAGGTACTCATCTTTTCCAGGTAAACGTGCTGAAATATGCGTATAAATGGTATCGTCCCAACCATAGTAATGCGCTAAACGATAACAAGCAGCAAGATCGACTCGCAGCTGCCATTCTTCATCTGACACTTTTCCTTTAAGGTTGATTTCTGGTAATGCAAACATGGATAAGTCCTAATACGTTAGATGTATAGAAGTCTAAATTAGCAAGCCATGGCTGGCAATGATCTAAGCCAAAGAATTCTAAATTTTATGAAAAAAAAAAGCGCAAATCGAATTTGCGCTTTTGATTAAAACTATATTAGCTGGAATTACAGCTTTTTCACACCCATGTTGTAAAGTGTAAAGCCATAAATATCAGCGTACTGTTCAATGATTTTGCTCGTTGGTGTACCCGCACCGTGACCTGCATTGGTCTCAATACGAATAAGTGTAGGGTTAACACCTGCTTGCTTGTCTTGAAGCTCAGCAGCAAACTTAAATGAATGCGCTGGTACTACACGGTCATCATGATCGCCTGTAGTTACCATAGTCGCCGGGTATTCAACACCCTCTTTCACATTGTGAACAGGTGAATAACCTTTTAAGTATTCGAACATTTCTTTGCTTTGTTCTGCTGTACCATAGTCATACGCCCAACCAGCACCCGCTGTAAATGTGTGGTAACGCAGCATATCTAAAACACCCACTGCCGGTAATGCAACTTTGAATAGCTCAGGGCGCTGAGTCATAACTGCACCTACAAGTAGACCACCGTTAGAGCCACCATTTACCGCAAGCTTTGCACTTGACGTATAGTTCTCAGCAATTAAGTACTCTGCAGCTGCGATAAAGTCATCAAATACATTTTGTTTTTGTAATTGCGTACCCGCTTTATGCCACTTTTTACCATATTCACCGCCACCACGAAGGTTCGCTACAGCATAAATACCACCTTGCTCTAGCCATGCTGCACGCGTCGGGCTAAAGCGCGGTGTTAAGCTAACATTAAAGCCACCGTAGCCATATAAAATAGTCGGGTTAGAGCCATCAAGCTTTAAGCCTTTCTTATAAGTTAAGATCATTGGTACTTCAGTACCATCTTTCGATTTATAAAATACTTGCTTTGATTCGTACTGTGCAGGGTCAAAATCAGCACCTGACTTACGGTAAACTTCGCTCTGGCCTGTTTCAACATTAAACTTAAACGTTGTACCCGGTGTTTTGTAATTAGTGAAAGAGTAGTAAAGTTCTTTATCTTCTTTCTCTCCGCCAAAGCCACCCGCTGTGCCAACGCCCGGAAGCTCAATATCACGAATAAGCTTGCCGTTCATATCGTATTGCTGCACTTTTGAAATAGCATCTACCATATATCGTGCAAAGATATAACCACCACCTGTTGAAACGTTTAGCACGTCTTCAGTCTCTGGAATTAAGTCTTTCCAGTTTTCAGACGAAGGATTAGTTGCATCAACCGTTACAATGCGTTTATTTGGTGCATCTAGGTTTGTTACTAAGTAAAGTTTAGAACCTTGGTTTTCAATAACCTGAGTATCTGAATTAGTGTGGTCTAAAATAGTTTCTAGTTTGCTATCTGGCTTAGTTAAATCTTTAATGAAGAGCTTATTACCCGACGTTGATACCGCAGCTGAAATTAGCAAGTAACGATCGTCTTCTGTTACATAACCGCCAACATAGCGATGTTTTTCTGCATCGGTCCCACCAAATACAACTTTGTCGTCAGATTGCTTTGTGCCCAGCTTGTGGAAATAGAGTTTATGCTGGTCTGTTTTAGCTGAGAGTTCACTACCTTTTGGCTTATCATAGCTTGAGTAATAGAAACCTTCATTACCAACCCATGACAGGCCACTGAATTTAACGTCGACTAAGGTGTCGGCTATTTGTTTCTTAGTTTCAACATCAATAATAATGACTTTACGCCAGTCACTACCGCCTTCAGAAATTTGATACGCAGCTAATGAGCCATCTTTAGAAAAAGTAATACCTGCTAAAGAAGTTGTGCCATCTTCACTGAATGTATTTGGATCAAGGAATACTTCTGGCTCACCACCTTCAACTTGGCGATAAATAACATATTGGTTTTGTAAGCCATCATTTTTATAAAAATAAGTGTATTTGCCTTCTTTAAAAGGCGCACCGACTTTTTCATAATCCATCAACTTGGTTAAGCGCTCTTTTAGTTTATCGCGATAAGGGATTTGCGAAAGGTAATCAAAAGTCACTTTATTCTGCGTTTTAACCCACTGAGCAGTTTCATCACTCATATCATCTTCTAACCATCGATATGGGTCGGCAACTTGAGTATCAAAATAAGTATCTACCACATCACCTTTTTTAGTTTCAGGATAAGTGAGTACGGTCTGAGCAATAGTTTGCTCAACCTTATTTTCAACTTGAGTAGACTCTTCGCTTTTGTCTGCACCACAACCAACCAAGGCTGTGCACACAGCAAGTGCAAGTGCTTTTTTTATCATGATAATTCCCTTGAGTTTATTTAACTCCTTAACATATATGAATTAACATTATATTGTCCAGCAAATAAGACTAAACAGAACTTAACTAAAAACAAGAAGATAATGCAGGAAACAGGTATTTCTTTACAATGATTTACTTAGGGTAAATTGATTTATATTGAGGTTCACTAAAACTAAAAAAGCCAAGGCATCCGCCTTGGCTAACGAGTCCCCAAACTCGTAAACTATGAATCTTGGTATGAAGATTTAGTTTTCAGCAGTTCTAAATCTTTTTTGATCTGTTCGATGTAAGGGTCGCTGTAGCCAAACTGAGAGAACTCTTCTAAACAAGCTAAATAAAAGCTTATTCGGTTTTTTTCAATATCCTTTATATCTTGTTCAAATAATTCCATTTTCAGCCTGCTCCCTAGCCTTTTGATATCTAATAGTGTAATTAATCTAGGAACACATAAAAGGAGTGCATAGCAATAATTATTTGAAACATAATTGCAACAATATATAAAAACCATATATATCAGACAATTAGAGTTTAGACTCGAGAAAAAGCAGTAATAAAAAAGATACTAACCACAGAAAGAGTAAGAAATATCTCACATACTAACTGGCGTTATTACTGACTAAGACAAATTCATTATATAAATCAGCTGCAATCTATTAACTAAAAGCACATATAAAAACTCATAGCTTTGGACTGTTGGTTAGTAACAAAATGACGAACTAGATTTTTCAGGGTTTTTGTTTAATTAATATTTAGAAATGTGGAAATGTTATTAGCGTTTAACAATTTCCACCTTATGCACTTTTCTCGATTCGCATACAACAGTTATGGGAGACATTAACTAGCAAGAATATCAGGAATATTTCTGAGCCTCACAGTCTGAAAATAAAAAGTAATCGGAACACATTTTCACTCTACTTTGAAATGAGATCTGTGTCTTACATGAATGTAGGCAAGTAGGATAATGCGGGAGTAATTATGAAGATGAGCAATGTAACTAAGCTACAGGAATTGAATTATAAGGATCGACAAAAATCATCATCATGACCCCCACTTCGAGTGGTGAATTATAGCCCGGTGAAATAATTAATCACTCAATGCAAAAAAGCCTCAACAGAGTGTTGAGGCTTTCTTTAAATAGGAGCTTGGCGATGTTCTACTTTCACATGGGCGAACCCACACTATCATCGACGCTGTTTCGTTTCACTTCTGAGTTCGGCATGGAGTCAGGTGGTTCCAAAACGCTATAGTCACCAAGCAAAATTCGTTTTGCTTGTTTTTATTAATTTTAGGCTTTAAAAAACCCGTCGCATCTCTGCAACGGGTTTCTTTAATTAGGAGCTTGGCGATGTTCTACTTTCACATGGGCGAACCCACACTATCATCGACGCTGTTTCGTTTCACTTCTGAGTTCGGCATGGGGTCAGGTGGTTCCAAAACGCTATAGTCACCAAGCAAATCTGGTTGACTTAAGAGCTTGTCTTAAATCTAAATCTGGAAAGCTTTTTTTAAGTAAATGTCTACTTTAGTATTTGTCTCTTTTTTCAGAGACTATTCAACTTCTAACGAGTCTAAACCACTTTGGCGTTGTATGGTTAAGCCTCACGGGTAATTAGTACGAGTTAGCTTAATGCCTCACAGCACTTCCACATCTCGCCTATCAACGTTGTAGTCTTCAACGGCCCTTCAGTTAACTCAAGTTAAAGTGAGAACTCATCTCGAGGCTCGCTTCCCGCTTAGATGCTTTCAGCGGTTATCGATTCCGAACGTAGCTACCGGGCAATGCAATTGGCATCACAACCCGAACACCAGCGGTTCGTCCACTCCGGTCCTCTCGTACTAGGAGCAGCCCCTCTCAATTCTCAAACGCCCAC
This genomic window contains:
- a CDS encoding serine protease, which gives rise to MKKVALPLALASVAVLNAPPTVAQNATVMKLKSFEQYTPRIINGKPAVEGNYPFMTSLISAQAEGISPFCGASFIGGRYVLTASHCIEGASADNVHVWIGGYDTTKPESGKRFSVAQIYEHESYGDVGLNNDIAIVELTEEVTGITPIKLVTPEMEANLKDGSELIVMGWGNMNPNGNEAPEYPEILQEVTVPLYNREQCIADYTQDGETGITDNMICAGFVEGGKDSCQGDSGGPLIYKHQDEWYQAGVVSFGDGCAAPNAPGVYARVSKYNDWVEAKKSGVSYQQITRQGYVEQTFDEQAVFTIKNVGSDSFMVTNATIQDSQGLESVEVAENQCDGKTLSFDQTCDINVRVKTAQEGNAGFILKLDTNDAVNKEAVLFYGAKVLAQVSNNMNEIVGSDNNHVKWWSGGDLAWQVQTSKASQGDSAMASGDITDYQDSVLLATIDNDRIEKFNFKHLVSSETDWDFLTIRHNNELVISTSGIEATEFTAQEITLKEGVDRITMIYSKDETDIDPNGDDKAYIDEVSTVLKNTAPESKVKQANITVEEEKAFVLDASDSTDAEGDSLSYQWEVTSGSITIPDATKAVVNLTAPTYKTAKSLAFKVTVTDAYGATSSKTVNVTINKKPKRSSGSSGILALLLGLGLVARRKLV
- a CDS encoding glycosyltransferase family 25 protein, which codes for MLNQPKVFLINLAKSTERLKKSSARLAAQNIQFERIPAIDGTKLTNEEIQAHYSSQLNSKQYYRNLGYGEIGCFLSHRLAWQRIVEQKLPYAIVLEDDFQLVGDLSALFSTIDSLECDWQLLKLAAYQNRTRPIKVTKQVNKQFDLVLHKKPLTGCCAQAITYETAKRLLRVTEQFGCPVDTQIQRTWQTGVSVYSLMPFVIQQDGKVGSEITAACQNQVIRKHIFKRKVQQLNDMVNHYKQTQKAQNTILSW
- a CDS encoding prolyl oligopeptidase family serine peptidase, with translation MIKKALALAVCTALVGCGADKSEESTQVENKVEQTIAQTVLTYPETKKGDVVDTYFDTQVADPYRWLEDDMSDETAQWVKTQNKVTFDYLSQIPYRDKLKERLTKLMDYEKVGAPFKEGKYTYFYKNDGLQNQYVIYRQVEGGEPEVFLDPNTFSEDGTTSLAGITFSKDGSLAAYQISEGGSDWRKVIIIDVETKKQIADTLVDVKFSGLSWVGNEGFYYSSYDKPKGSELSAKTDQHKLYFHKLGTKQSDDKVVFGGTDAEKHRYVGGYVTEDDRYLLISAAVSTSGNKLFIKDLTKPDSKLETILDHTNSDTQVIENQGSKLYLVTNLDAPNKRIVTVDATNPSSENWKDLIPETEDVLNVSTGGGYIFARYMVDAISKVQQYDMNGKLIRDIELPGVGTAGGFGGEKEDKELYYSFTNYKTPGTTFKFNVETGQSEVYRKSGADFDPAQYESKQVFYKSKDGTEVPMILTYKKGLKLDGSNPTILYGYGGFNVSLTPRFSPTRAAWLEQGGIYAVANLRGGGEYGKKWHKAGTQLQKQNVFDDFIAAAEYLIAENYTSSAKLAVNGGSNGGLLVGAVMTQRPELFKVALPAVGVLDMLRYHTFTAGAGWAYDYGTAEQSKEMFEYLKGYSPVHNVKEGVEYPATMVTTGDHDDRVVPAHSFKFAAELQDKQAGVNPTLIRIETNAGHGAGTPTSKIIEQYADIYGFTLYNMGVKKL
- a CDS encoding class II aldolase/adducin family protein — translated: MFALPEINLKGKVSDEEWQLRVDLAACYRLAHYYGWDDTIYTHISARLPGKDEYLVNAFGLTFDEITASNLVKVNLQGEILDDSPFEINPAGFTIHSAIHEVRHDAQCVIHLHTNETIVVSSLEGGLKPISQHAMFPLSNIAYHGYEGLAVNAEEKARLQADLGNAHTLMLPNHGALTLGPSIGEAFMRWADLQRACEIQVMALSTSQPLIAIDQQILNTVKEQQNKVHTGSTGGQKSWPAMRRLAYRIDPSFTE
- a CDS encoding mandelate racemase/muconate lactonizing enzyme family protein — protein: MKVTRVEVFDTHCPERPQWNPVFVRIHTDEGISGVGEAGLAYDLGHSAAANMIKEFAEAFLIGFDPFQTEKLWSRMLRESFWGLGGGPVVYAAMSAIDTALWDIKGKALNLPVYQLLGGKVNDKLRTYASQLQFDWDDEFKALVQPQEYAEAALKAIAEGYDAVKVDPIMYDKDGNTYYERTKIISRGEMKLYRARMAAIREAVGDEVDIIFECHSLPGATTAIQLGEIAEEFDCMYYEEPVNYLNHSLHAKVADKVAVPIAGGERLYNRWGVRPYLEDQSVDVLQPDIGLCGGFTETKKVCDYADIFDVRIQAHVCGGPVATAASLHLETAIPNFLIHEHHTYAIKKWNRELCIQDPQPKNGFFEVSEAPGIGIELNDDVIMKSPRIEIK